One stretch of Thermus thermamylovorans DNA includes these proteins:
- the sat gene encoding sulfate adenylyltransferase, protein MRETLPQIPIGEDERLDLENLATGAFHPLQGFLTQEETLSVAYEMRLPSGEVWTIPILLQLREKPRVGKEDRVVLVHGGNAVAVLQVEDAYELDLRGLARRVFGTESDAHPGVRRLYAKGAYAVGGRVEVLRWRPRGALEKTPEEVRTFSRKMGWRRVVAFQTRNAPHRAHEYLIRLGLELADGVLVHPILGAKKEDDFPTEIIVKAYQALVEGFLPRDRVALFGLATPMRYAGPKEAVFHALVRKNFGATHFLVGRDHAGVGEFYDPYAAHRIFDQLPPLGIEIVKVGAVFHCPLCGGMASEKTCPDHHRGRRTSISMTKVRSLLREGKAPPPELVRPELLPLLQEGV, encoded by the coding sequence CCTACCCCAGATCCCCATCGGTGAGGACGAGAGGCTAGACCTGGAGAACCTGGCCACGGGAGCCTTCCACCCCCTGCAGGGCTTTTTGACTCAGGAGGAAACCTTATCCGTAGCCTATGAGATGCGGCTTCCTTCAGGGGAAGTCTGGACCATTCCCATCCTCCTCCAGCTCCGGGAGAAGCCCCGGGTGGGCAAGGAGGACCGGGTGGTCTTGGTGCACGGAGGAAACGCGGTGGCCGTCCTCCAGGTGGAAGACGCCTACGAGCTGGACCTAAGGGGCCTAGCCCGCAGGGTCTTTGGCACGGAAAGCGATGCACACCCCGGGGTCAGGAGGCTCTACGCCAAGGGGGCCTATGCCGTAGGGGGCAGGGTAGAGGTCCTGAGGTGGAGGCCTCGAGGGGCCCTGGAAAAGACCCCGGAGGAGGTGCGGACCTTTTCCCGGAAAATGGGGTGGCGGCGGGTAGTGGCCTTCCAGACCCGCAACGCCCCTCACCGGGCCCACGAGTACCTGATCCGGCTAGGCCTGGAGCTAGCCGATGGGGTCCTGGTCCACCCCATCCTGGGGGCCAAAAAGGAGGACGACTTCCCCACGGAAATTATCGTGAAGGCTTACCAGGCCCTCGTTGAGGGATTCCTGCCCCGGGACCGGGTAGCCCTCTTCGGCCTCGCTACCCCTATGCGCTACGCCGGGCCCAAGGAGGCGGTCTTCCACGCCCTGGTGCGCAAGAACTTCGGGGCCACCCACTTCTTGGTGGGCCGCGACCATGCGGGCGTGGGGGAGTTCTACGACCCTTACGCCGCCCACCGCATCTTTGACCAGCTTCCCCCCCTGGGGATCGAGATCGTGAAGGTAGGGGCTGTCTTCCACTGCCCCCTCTGCGGCGGAATGGCTTCGGAAAAGACCTGCCCCGACCACCACCGGGGAAGGCGGACCTCCATCAGCATGACCAAGGTGCGGTCCCTGCTGAGAGAAGGCAAGGCCCCGCCCCCCGAGCTGGTGCGGCCAGAACTCCTTCCCCTCCTCCAGGAAGGGGTGTAG
- a CDS encoding cobyrinate a,c-diamide synthase yields MKLPRLLLAAPHSGAGKTTVALALLLALRERGLKVQPFKVGPDYLDPTHLEAAAGRRPYNLDGFFLEETGLLALFGHGARGADLALLEGVMGLFDGKDPQGRVGSTAQVARLLKAPVVLVVDASAMAGSIAPLAKGFREYDPRVQVVGVFANRVGSEGHAALLREALAPLGLPLLGWLPQDPALGMPERHLGLVLAGEVRPPLLALRRALRVDLEALLRLAQAAPPLPGVPPFLPERRPPRVRVAYAWDAAFRFYYPEALELLEALGAELLPFSPLEDETLPQAQALLLGGGYPELHAERLAENRALREAIRRFPGPMVAECGGYMYLAQGLWVGERFYPMVGRVPGEARMAERPVLGYREVAALGDSPVARKGEVYRGHEFHYARLPPSPRPAWRRVGGEEVEGYADGRVLASFVHLYLPARPKGARRLLAWAGGPRGPRGG; encoded by the coding sequence ATGAAGCTCCCTAGGCTCCTCCTCGCCGCCCCCCACTCGGGGGCGGGGAAGACCACGGTGGCCCTGGCCCTCCTCCTGGCCCTGAGGGAGCGGGGCCTTAAGGTGCAGCCCTTCAAAGTGGGGCCGGACTACCTGGACCCCACCCACCTGGAGGCTGCGGCGGGGAGGAGGCCCTACAACCTGGACGGCTTCTTCCTGGAGGAGACGGGCCTCCTCGCCCTCTTCGGGCACGGAGCCCGGGGAGCGGACCTGGCCCTCCTCGAGGGGGTCATGGGCCTCTTCGACGGGAAGGACCCCCAGGGCCGGGTGGGCTCCACCGCCCAGGTGGCCAGGCTCCTAAAGGCCCCCGTGGTCCTGGTGGTGGACGCCTCCGCCATGGCGGGCTCCATCGCCCCCTTGGCCAAGGGGTTCAGGGAATACGACCCGAGGGTCCAGGTGGTGGGGGTTTTCGCCAACCGGGTGGGCTCCGAGGGGCACGCGGCCCTCCTGCGGGAGGCCCTGGCCCCCCTGGGCCTGCCCCTTCTGGGCTGGCTCCCCCAGGACCCGGCCCTGGGGATGCCGGAGAGGCACCTGGGCCTGGTCCTGGCGGGGGAGGTGCGCCCGCCCCTCTTGGCCCTCCGGCGCGCCTTGCGGGTGGACCTGGAGGCCCTCCTCCGCCTGGCCCAGGCTGCCCCGCCCCTCCCCGGGGTTCCCCCCTTCCTGCCGGAAAGGCGCCCGCCCCGGGTCCGGGTGGCCTACGCCTGGGATGCGGCCTTCCGCTTCTACTACCCGGAGGCCCTGGAGCTTCTGGAGGCCCTGGGGGCGGAGCTCCTGCCCTTCAGCCCCCTGGAGGACGAGACCCTGCCCCAGGCCCAGGCCCTCCTCCTGGGGGGCGGGTACCCGGAGCTCCACGCGGAGAGGCTGGCGGAAAACCGGGCCCTGAGGGAGGCCATCCGCCGCTTTCCCGGGCCCATGGTGGCGGAGTGCGGGGGCTACATGTACCTGGCCCAGGGGCTTTGGGTGGGGGAGAGGTTTTACCCCATGGTGGGCCGGGTTCCCGGGGAGGCGCGGATGGCGGAGAGGCCCGTTCTGGGCTACCGGGAGGTGGCGGCCCTCGGGGATAGCCCCGTGGCCCGGAAGGGGGAGGTCTACCGGGGCCACGAGTTCCACTACGCCCGGCTTCCCCCCTCCCCGCGCCCCGCCTGGCGGCGGGTGGGGGGAGAGGAGGTGGAGGGGTACGCGGACGGCCGGGTCCTGGCCAGCTTCGTCCACCTCTACCTGCCCGCAAGGCCGAAAGGGGCCAGGAGACTTCTTGCCTGGGCGGGTGGCCCTCGAGGTCCCCGGGGCGGTTAG